TTTTCCTTTAGACAAGAGCTTCTTTACCAGAATATTAAACAACCTTATTACCAACGCCATACAAGCGGAATCTGAAAAAAGAAAGCTAATCATCAATATAGATTTAGAGGAGCGATATAATTACATAAGATTCACTGTAGAAGACAATGGGGAAGGAATGAGCGAGGAAAAAATGGGAAAAATTTTTGAACCAAATTTCACCTCTAAATCTAGCGGAATGGGACTAGGACTTACCATGGTAAAAAAAATGATTGAAGAGTACAAAGGAAATATTAAGGTAGAGTCTACGCTAGATAAAGGGACTAAATTTACCATTACTATTCCTAAAAACATTTAGTCTAATGCCAAAAGATTTAAAACCTTTTCGTTTCAAAAATTTCTCTATAAAACAAAATACTAGCGTTTTTAGAGTTGGTACGGACGCCGTTCTATTGGGAGCATTAGCAACAGTAGACAATATTAAAACCGCGCTTGAAGTAGGCTGCGGCACAGGTATTATCAGCCTAATGATAGCCCAACGAAACCCTAACTGCTCCATCATCGCCATTGATATTGACGAAAACGCCTCTAATCTAGCACAAGAAAACTTTGATAACTCCGTCTATCAAGAACGACTTAAATCCATCAATATTAATTTTAAGGAATATCAACCCAACCAAAAGTTTGAGCTTATCTTTTCTAATCCTCCATATTTTGAAACTAACACTTCTGATAAAGACAAAATAGCGAGGCAAAGGCTCACTCTAGATTTTGAAGATTTAATTAGAAAAAGCTCTCAACTTCTGTCAAAAGATGGGCTTTTCGCGGTCATTATTCCTAGCGAATATGAGAACCTTTTTATTGAAACTTGTAAAACACATTCGCTTTTCCTACAAAGAAGAGTTAACATAAAAGGAATCGAACACAATCCTAAAAAACGAGTTATATTAGAGTTTTCTTTTTCTAAAAATGAAATAAAAGATGAGGATTTTATTATAGAAAAAAGTCCGAGACA
The genomic region above belongs to Riemerella anatipestifer and contains:
- a CDS encoding tRNA1(Val) (adenine(37)-N6)-methyltransferase, producing the protein MPKDLKPFRFKNFSIKQNTSVFRVGTDAVLLGALATVDNIKTALEVGCGTGIISLMIAQRNPNCSIIAIDIDENASNLAQENFDNSVYQERLKSININFKEYQPNQKFELIFSNPPYFETNTSDKDKIARQRLTLDFEDLIRKSSQLLSKDGLFAVIIPSEYENLFIETCKTHSLFLQRRVNIKGIEHNPKKRVILEFSFSKNEIKDEDFIIEKSPRQYSDQYLEATKDFHIFNS